CCATTACTGAGGACTTTTAGATTTAAGAGCAATTCATGGGACAACATCTGGACAGGACACAGATTTACAGTGGAAAAAAACTTGATTTGCTGACAACTGATGGTGCTCTTGCGATGTGGGGGCTGAGTGACTTGTCATTTATGTGTGACATAACAGAGCACCTCAACGCTCTTAATGTAAAACTCCAGGGTGGAAAGCAGCTGATCACTGAAATGTGAGACTCTGTATAGGCGTTTCAAATCAGACTGTGTTTGTAGGAAGGGCAGAAGCGCCAAGTCAACCTGTCTCACTTTTCTAATTGTAAGTCAGTCAGTGACAGTCACCATCCCGTTCCCAACAGAAGACAAATTGAACACACTAAAAGTGGAATTCAGCAGAAGACTTGCTGATTTTGAAACACAGAAATTCAACCTTGACCTGTTTGCGAATCCATTTGCGGTTGATGTTGACGCTGCGCCTGAGCACTTGCAGTTGGAACTCATCGAACTTCAATGTAGTACTCATCTAAAGACCCAGTACGAGAGAGTTGGGGCAGCTGAGTTTGCACCTCTGCTCCCTGAATCAATGCCACAGCTTCAGCTTCACGCTGCACGTGCCATGTCTATGTTCGGAAGCACCTACTCTGGCAAACAGATGTTCTCCGTAATGAACTTAACTAAGACATCCCACGGATCCTGCCTCATGGACCAGCATCTGGTCTCTGTAATAAAAGTGGCCATGGCAAAGGACATTAACCCTAAAATAGACAAGATAGATTCTTAGAAAAGACACAGAGTGTCTGACAGCtaattcaccacatccaccatcaaatgaaagtgacatttatattttattgcatacagtAATTTCTCTGCAGTAAAGCCGTTCACATCAATTCAAATTTTGctgaaaatatttagttttatgcCTGCGAGTTTTTAGTGAAAATTCACGCTATTATTGTCTGGCAAACAGTGCCACCTCAAGGACTAAAGGTGtatttagtcatcagatatttacatatttttgcgcacataaaatatacttacactattacacacctcgtttctctagcgaccctatacactttatttttatttttattattaatcagaaaacagacattctttaatattgtataattttttcttgttttattgttcacaatgaatagattgaggaatactaagaaagttgatgcCAAACTTCGAAAATGCCAAAAATGGATGTCCTGGGTCGTTTAACATTTCTCTGCAAAAGATAAAAATCACTAACCTGATTCAgattggatgttttttttttttgggggggggggggggttcagaTTCACAAAGACTTGTTCTATAACTGAAAAACTGAAGTCCATTAATGCCTTGCTCTGATGTCTGTACATAGACACAACAAGTGACTTAATCTTGTTGACCAGTCTAGGTACTGATGCCACCATCTTGCCGTGTTTTCCTTTCACTTTTCTTGAGAACATTATTGTTGTAAAAAATGGTATTGTATAATTGCAATTTGCTGTTACCAATGATCAAGACCTCTGTGTTTTTGTAATAACCTTGCATGATGTTTGATTGATGTTTGTAATTGACTCAACTTGCTGCAGTAATTCTGATAAGGTTTGACCCATTTACAGTGGCATTCAGCTTGTATATGTACAATccattttgtacagctaaaaatagctggaggtGGATGATTCCGgaaaccagacccataaaatttacaaatggccacgcccactcttatgaggaaaaaagttggATGCATAAATCTTGTCTAGTCTAGGTTGGcaaggtcttcattgatgatccgtctctggagctcatctggttgacatccatggctattgaagtcatctccaggtggtgatccatgatctaagctgggtacgggcTGGAttcgggggactgcagtgaccatctgatccggatacaggctgggtctggtggctacggtgacctcggaataagaataaAACAGACTATTATtagtgtagatgccattctttttacgatgcagtgagtgcatcagatgttatgggaggtgttttagtttccggttgacctaattaatgcagcctaacaatcctttaaccacatgagggactataatgcgatagaagctcgctcaagtactgaggagctaaaccattgagggctttataagtaattagcaggattttaaaatctatacgatgttttatagggagccaatgcagtgctgacagaaccgggctaatatgctcatactttctagttctagtaagaactctagctgctgcattttggaccagctggagtttgtttattaagcgtgcagaacaaccacccaataaagcattacaataatctacccttgaggtcatgaacgcatgaattaatgtttcagcatttgacattgatagcataggtcgtaattgcGATAtattaagatggaaaaatgcggttttgcaaatgctagaaatgtggctttcaaaggatagATTGctgtcgaataggacgcctaggttcctaattgatgacgacgaatttacagagcagccatctagtattagactgtgttttaggttgttacttgtggaggttttaggtccaataattaacacctctgttttttcaggatttaacagtaagaagttattcgccatccagtttttaatattagctacgcattctgttagtttttcgaatggatatgttttgccgggctgcgaagaaatatagagctgagtatcatcagcgtaacaatgaaagctgacaccatgtttcctgatgatatctcccaagggtaacatggaGAACACTCTGTATTAGTAGACTGTGCTTAATATCTGCTAAAACTTTGTTTTGATGGCCTCCCTGTATTTTTGTTGACTCTCTAATCAGTTTTTATGTCTTGACAGAGTTGACTTGAAAGCTGACAAAGTTGACAAGTGTACCtttctaataataaatatgaGAATTACTCTAATGTTGTTTTTAATTGCTTGTACCTGATTTACAAACCTAGCATACATATTTACATCAACTGCAGACATgcatacacagacacacacatacagttctTTCCATATAAGGATTTATTGGCACATAATTATTTAGTAACAAAATTCATCTTCAGTATTAATGTAATGGAGATAAAATAAGTAAATCATTCAGCTGAAAGTATGATTTAGAATTACTCTGAAATATTAAACATCAGCACAGTTTCAATGATGATCCAGAATAAACATAAAACCCAGGATAGAGAGGTtgagtgaatgtggtctggactgtgtggatgaggctcatcgtgtcagagacgctgtagaaggacagacttcctgcactgtgatccacatacactcctattctactgctgGATACCACAGAGAGTTTAGTCACTATGTCATTGTGTACGAATGAGTAACTAGAAGgagagcagaacaaactccaggactgatcattacgtCCAAACACGCGCTCATAACCCcgtcccttcctgctgatgctcttatatgacactgatatatgcACACTCCCACTCCACttaatctcccagtaacagcgtccacacacactctctctacacaacacttgAAACACATCAAACctctctggatgatcaggatacggctgCTTTGTGCCTGTATATGTAATCATTCGGTTCCTTTCAGAAAGACAGAGACATTTATTCACTGTGTTCAGATCCAGAGAGAGTTGATGGAaatctgatggagataaaacacatcagaatcaggaattatTCATCTGTAAGATCTGATGTAGCTGAACTCTCATCAGTATCTCAGTACAGTTGACCATATCCTGTGCAAATCATCATTTACATAATCAGCTATACATTAAACATGTTTTCTTTTACCTTCTACAAAAAGAACTGTGtgtttttctgcttgttttcttagtgacttacattgtaggaagTCGTTCCTGGTCTTTGGAACAATGTTGGTAAATGTGACtggaaatcaacagacatgaaTAGTGTGATTATCATGTGAAAAGAAAATGATCCTGCATCCAGTcctaaaacattttaatgttatattgAACATGATATTAGGATTGCAGACTAATTTCTGAGAGCAGATTAATCTCTAGGGGCCTCCATTATAAAGACTTGCATAGAAAAATTCTAAATGCGAATGTTCAATAGTTTCTGAAATGTTTCTAATGATTTATAAAAATATCTGTATGCACAAACACAGTCTGAACAAGCGCATTAACTCCACTTACAGAACATTAatgatttatataaataaataaacataagatAGGGTACATTTTTcctaatatttacatatattttatttgcaCAAGTCAACATTGAATCTTAATTACTGGTATAAGAGTGCAAAAGCATAATCGGCATGCTCTTCAGTTGGGATACACATTGGAATTCAGAATCAGGTTCAATCCTACAGTAGTTTCATAAGTGAGACCTCAGGACTTCACCTCTGTCAGAGATCTTTTTTAGCTCTTCTTTGCAGAAATCCTCCAGTTTGTTTCTCAGCTGACAGACAGATTCTATTAGGCCATCAAAAGAGAAGAGAGAAATGAAGGGAATGTTTGATACGTCTGAAGATTCGGGAGGGGCAGAGATTGACTGGAAACTCTACAGACAGtaaatttaaacagaaaaaaagagacaagtagataaattatttttaatatctttTGAAATCTCTTGAAACTTCACAAGAACTGTCCTAAGGGTGGAGAGGAGTGTCAGGAGTGATTTGTCAAGCCTGGACTCTCGTTTTGCACTTTCGTCACTCCTCCTTTTATCCTTCTGGAGCTCCTCCGTGGGACCGCAGACCGATGAGTGGCGCAGGTGTCACTCATTATCATTAACTCCACCGGCCCCACTCACTACATAGTGCCACTTAGCCATAAAAAGTTGCAAATGCATTTTGCTGCAGAAGCAATGTTTAATGTATATTGTGAGTTGTTAGATTCCTGTCACAGCAGGATGATGCTGTTTTTCTAGATTTTATTACCTGCAGGAAATGGATATGATCCTGTGTGTTTAAAAGTTGTTCCAGCTCAGCGTTTCTTCTTCTCAGCTCACTGATCTCCTGCTTTAGTCGCTCTAGTCGTCCTTCAGCCCTATTCACTGCAGCCatttcctgatctctgatcatCTGTGTGACctcagagcggcttctctcaatggagcagatgagctcagtaaagatcctctcactaTCCTgcactgctgtctgtgcagagcgctgttaaGACACACATAACAATCACACAGTGAGTTTCAGACAAGAGTCCTAACTGAGACCAGGACAAActtcttctccagactcaccttatgagactccacagcctctctcagctgctgaagatctttctctctctgctggattctctgctggaACCTTCTCTGTGTCTCTTTAAACTTTATCTAAAGTAAAAAACCAATTGCAGAAAGTGTCACATATAAGTtattaattacaataattaatctgtgctaacattaataaaaaaaaatactagtgttcaTTGGTAATTTGTGCCCAATTCATGTCCATTTAATAAAATGGACCAATACAACTTTTAATAAGGTATTATGTATTAGTAATATATTATTGACCAACTCAAATTGGATATGATGACACATCAGTAACATCAAACCTCACTGGCTCATTGGGGTTTCTGTATGGGttcataaaaagtcttaaaatttaaggccataaaaagtctcCAGAAGTGGAAATTCAATGGAGACTGCCTTGCTTGTTGAAGCCCTAAGACTGGTTGTGAATAGGGCTAAAGTAAGGTGATAGTTTTGAACACTGGGTGGTTATGTACTTGCTCAAATATTGATTTCAGGTCATTTTTAACCCCAAAAAGTTACAGACTGCAGCTTTAAAGCATTCTAGTGTAAGCGTTTTCAGATTAAGGACACAATACAATGGGCGCATATGTCAATAGACCTGTTAATTGAATTGATTTTTCAAGTTATTATATGCTGTGGTTATaattcttttaaataaatgccgGAGCTTTTAGGTCAGGTAGAATCTACAATCTCTGACCCAGTTCATTTGCTCGCTTCCACTACTGCAGTATGTGTGTTTGTTGTTAGCTGGCAAACCTAGGATGCCAAATTCTATTGGGTTTTCTGCATCTTTAATCTGGccaggagaccagctaaaaccagctacttccatcttaaaccacctAAGACCAGCCatccagtctaggctggttttagctgttttttcaacagggaagagCACCCCTTCAA
Above is a genomic segment from Garra rufa chromosome 2, GarRuf1.0, whole genome shotgun sequence containing:
- the LOC141325581 gene encoding tripartite motif-containing protein 16-like: MAGARISIDQNEFMCPVCLDLLSDPVTTSCGHSYCKSCITNFWNEEDQKRVYSCPQCRQTFTPRPALAKNTMLAEVVSKLKKTKLPADCYAGVGEVHCDVCTGRKYKAVKSCLVCLNSYCQNHLEQHESFFKGKRHNLTEATGRLQEMICRKHDKLLEVFCRTDQKCICLLCMMGEHKNHDTISAAEQRTEKQIKFKETQRRFQQRIQQREKDLQQLREAVESHKRSAQTAVQDSERIFTELICSIERSRSEVTQMIRDQEMAAVNRAEGRLERLKQEISELRRRNAELEQLLNTQDHIHFLQSFQSISAPPESSDVSNIPFISLFSFDGLIESVCQLRNKLEDFCKEELKKISDRVTFTNIVPKTRNDFLQYFHQLSLDLNTVNKCLCLSERNRMITYTGTKQPYPDHPERFDVFQVLCRESVCGRCYWEIKWSGSVHISVSYKSISRKGRGYERVFGRNDQSWSLFCSPSSYSFVHNDIVTKLSVVSSSRIGVYVDHSAGSLSFYSVSDTMSLIHTVQTTFTQPLYPGFYVYSGSSLKLC